The genomic DNA CCACGGGCGTCCAGGTTTTGAGGTCCTTGCGCTCGACCGGCTGCCAAACGCGAATCGCTTCGGCCGGGCCGGCGGCATCGATCCGTTCGGCCATCAACCCGGTCTTTCCCACGACCGCCAGCTTGCCGCCGCGCGGCCCCGGTTGTCGATAGATCCCCGCGACGACGATCTGCCCCATGATCGACGATGGAGGCGTCATCTGAGGACGAATTCCTTCGGGCAGGATGCCTTGCAGTGTCGTCAGGCGTTCCTGGACAGTCTGTCGCGCCGCGCGGATCTGCGTCGACCAATCGAATTCGATGTAGATCACGTTCAGCCCGGCGGTCGTCTGGCTGCGAACCGCTTGCACACCATTGGCTCCGATCAACGCGATTTCGATCGGCTGGGTGACCAGCGTCTCGACCTCTTCGGTTGCCAGGCCAGGAGCTTCGGTGATGATCACCACCCGCGGCCGATCGAGATCGGGAAAGACATCGATCGGCATCTGAGCCGCTTGGTACGAACCGTACACCAGCAGGGCCAGGCTGATCACTACGACCAGCATCCGATACCGCAACGAGAAATGAATGACAGCGTCTAACATGATGTCAACTTTCAGTGAGCGGCGTGGACGGTGCCATCGGGATGAACGTGAACGCCGGCTTGTTGGCCGCTGGCCGCTTGCGACCGGAGGACGCGGTTCAGCGAGGCGGCAGCGTTCTGAGCCAGGTAGGTTCCCGGTGTCACGCTGCCATCGTTGGCCAACACGATCGATTGGCGATCTTCGTGCAGCACATGCACGGGCAGACGTTTGAAGAGGTCGCCGTTTTGCATGAAGACATACGCTTCGGGCCCGTCGCGGACGACCGCCGCGGCGGGCAGCACCAACACGTTCTCCAGTTTCTCGACGGGAACGTGCAGTCGAACGCGTTGCCCCGGCCGGAATCGCCAGACCAGGAAGGTTTGTTCCGCCTTCTGGTACGCACGCGATTGGTTTCGCAGCGGAATGAAGAAGTCGAACGTGCGGCTGTTCGTGTCGATGGCGTTGCTGAGGTGGCGGATCTCAAACCGCTGCTCGAGTTCGGGCCATTGGTCGGTTGCGTCGTCGGCGAATTCGATGTCGATCGCTCGCCCTTCTTGAGCGGCTCGTTCCAGGAACGGTGCCTCTCGCTTGAAGGCATGCCCCACGACATACAGCGCCTGGTGATTGGCGAGCGTCGCCAACGGTTGCCCGGCTTGCACCTGTTGCCCAAGTTCCACCAACAGTTCCTGGACTTCAAACGCAAACTCGGGCGCGCGGGAACTGGACGAATCGAAGCGAGCCTGCTGGACCGGCTGGATCGTTCGCGCCGCCCGATCGGTGTTGGTTTCGGTAAGTGGTACGGTCGGCAGAGCCTCGGGAGCTCGTACATCGATCGTGGACAAGAAACTGCCCGATTCGATCTGTTCGATTTGCGCCGAATCGAGGCCGCGCGAACGTAAGTCCTGGCGGGCGGCTTCGATCAAGATCTGTTGCCGGCGAAGATTGCCTTGCAATTCGATCATCTTGCTTCGGACCACCGCGCCGGAAGTCACGGCGTCCGAGACGCGATCGATGTCGGCTTGGATGATTGCGGTCTCCTGTTTCGCTTTGAACAGCTGAGTCTGCGTCGCTTGCAGGTATTCGCTGAACAATCGCAATGTGAACAGCCGCTCGCCCGGGCGAATCGCGTCGCCGGGCGAGATGTGGATCTCGGTCACAACGCTTTCCGCTGGCGAGGTGACACCGCGATCGGAGACACCTGGGCGATCGGCCAGCTTGCCAGGGATCTGGAGACTGCGCCAATAGGTTTGCGGCCGCGCCGGCTGTGACGTGAGCCCTAGGTTCTTTCTCGCTTGAACGCTGATTTCGAGGATCGTCTGTTTTTCGGGCGCTGGCTGCGGCGGACTCTCCTTGGCGACTGCGGGAACGCTGTCGGCAAACGGCAATGCATCGCGTAAGCACCATGTCGTCAAAGCGACACCGGCGGCGAGCGCAAGTCCGAACAGGAGTTTTGTAAGCGAAGGAACGTGTTGCATGATGACCTGCATCTTTCCACAAAGACCCATCGGCGTCTTGTTAGATCGCGTGAAGGGGGCGCGAGTTCGCGCGTGCAAATGGAGTGACGATACGCCGGAAACCAATCAGCCTGCCGCCGTCAATGCGACGCAGGTCGATGGTGCGCAATCGTGGTCGCTATAGCCGTAGAGAGGCTGTCAGAAGGTAGATCGGCAGCTTCGGTCGCCGATCGGGGGGGCCGCTGCTGCGGCGATACTGGCGTTCCCGTTGAGGGATGGTTCCAGCGAGCGAGGTGAATGGCAGCGACGATGAATCGAGACTGATAGAAACCGCGTTGCGAGCGACGGTCCCGTCGGAGTCGACAAAGTAGACCGCGTCGCCATCGTGGTCGCATGCAAGCGACAGTTCCGTTAACGCATCCGCAGGGGATTCCTCGCCGGCGGATGGTCGGTCGGCCTGCCCATGGTGATGCCCGTGATCGTGATCATGCCCGTGGCTGAGATGAATGTGAGGCCGGTGAGCATGGTCGCCAGGCTCCGCACCGCCCGATGCCGCATGCGAATGAGGCACGACGTGCCCCAGCATGAAGGTCGCAATTAGCAGCAAGGAGAGAAGCGGACGCATCGGTGTTTCTTAGTGTTTGGATCCGGTCGGGCACTTATCGCATCGTAGCGTCGAATCGGTCAGTGGTCTAGCGCGTTTATCGCGAACCGGCCTTTCTTTTCCATCGCCGGAACGTGAACTGCGGTTGCTCGCGCGTCTCGACGACCTGCCATTGATCGGTATCAAACGCGGGGAAATACGCATCGCCACGGTACTCGCCATGGATCGTGCTCAGATACATCTGGTCAGCGACGTCGAACGCTTGTTCGTAGATCGAACTTCCCCCGGCAATGAAGATCTCTTTGCCCAACGCCTTGGCCATCGCGATCGCTTCGTCAAACGACTTTGCCACTGGAATGTCGTCGAGTTCGGTAGACCGTGAAACGACGATCAGCGACGTTTCGGGGGCCACATCTTTGCCGAAGATCTCATACGTTTTCCGCCCCATAATCACCGTTTGGCCGGCGACGAAGTCGAGGTATTGCTGGTATTCGGCGGGAACGTTCCAGGGCATTCCATTTTGGCTGCCGATCACGCGATCTTCGCTCATCGCGGAGATGATAATCATGCCTGAAGGAGCTCCTTGCTTGGGGAATCTGCAAAACCACACTTTGGCTTGGCTGCAGTTTCTCGGCAAGCGGGCGAGCGAGTTTCCATTGCAGCGAACGCGATCGGCAATCGAATCGCGGGCGATCGGTGTTTAGAAATTGGGGTCGTAGTAGAACCTCACGGCGATGATCTTGCCGTTCTTCCAAGTCGAAACTTGAACTTGTTCGGGCCAGAACTTCGATCCGTCGATCATATCCGCCTTGATCGTATATTCCGCCATCGTGACTCCGTTGCCCTTGCCATCGTCCGACGCGACCGCGATCGATCCGAGATCGATGCCATGAAACTGCTTCACTTGGGTTAAGAACTGCTTCTCAAAAGCGATCATGTTCGCTTTCCCCTCACGCCGCGAACCGTCCCCTTCAATTTGGTAGGCATCGTCGGCGTAGTAGTCCTCCATCACTTCGACGAACTCTCCCTTGGCACAGCGTTGAACAAACGTGCGCTGCATTTCTAACAGTTCGCTCTTGGGCGTTGCGGCATCGGACATTTTGAACCCTCATCGTTTGAGTTCTACGCGTCGACCTGCCAGGCGATGCTGCAGGTCGGAATGCATCTGGTGACTTCTGTATTGCAGTTCGGGGATTGGAGGAACAAATCTCAAACAAGTTTCGCGGTTGTGTTTGACGACCGGGCCCCGCGGGTTCGTTGCAAACCGGTAAAGCGACGCAGATCGGAAGACCTGAGTCCTCGCGAGTTTGCTGTTCGCATTCGCTTGGAATCGTTTAGCGGAAAAGAACGTCGGCAGTTCGCGGTGTTGTTCACACCGCAGCCATAACGCGAAAAGAGTTGGTGGTCAGAAGCCGAAAAGAAAGAAAAGTGCGTATCTAAATGGATCGAACGACACCAGAAATGCGAGCGGTCCTTGATCGATCGATGCTTCGTTCTCGATGGAACGTACATGTCGAGAGTCCATTCTGGAACTTCGCTAGGGTCAAGTCAATGAAATTCGCGCGGCGACCGCTCGTTATTTATCGGAAATCGCCCCGGAAGCATGTCGGTTATTCTGGAGTATAGATGTCTGTCATAAGACGTGGCGTCGAGCCTCTTCGGATCGGCGGCCGAGATTGCCGTAGCGATGGTAGTCGACACAAACGCTTTGTTCGCGAACGTAGTGCAGCAGTTCGTAGCGTCCGTCGCTGAGGACGGGTGTCTGGCAGATGTAGACGTTGTGTTGGTTTGCCGCTTCGCGAACCGCAGGGTCGATCGCCGCGGCGTGTGTCATCCGGATCCGCAGCACTTCACCCTGTTCGATCGCATCGATCCATTGCTGCGTCGTCTCTTCGATCATCTCGATCCGCGCCGCCCAGTCGTCCGTCAGGAACTCAATCACATCGACCAACGCCAATGCTTCGCCCGGTCGGTGGCTGAGCGTGATCCGGCATCCGGCAGCATGCGCCGCGGCGATGCAGCGGACAATGTCCAGCGGACCATCGGCCGCGCTGATGCCGATTCGCAGCGCGGCGATCGGACG from Rosistilla carotiformis includes the following:
- a CDS encoding efflux RND transporter periplasmic adaptor subunit → MQHVPSLTKLLFGLALAAGVALTTWCLRDALPFADSVPAVAKESPPQPAPEKQTILEISVQARKNLGLTSQPARPQTYWRSLQIPGKLADRPGVSDRGVTSPAESVVTEIHISPGDAIRPGERLFTLRLFSEYLQATQTQLFKAKQETAIIQADIDRVSDAVTSGAVVRSKMIELQGNLRRQQILIEAARQDLRSRGLDSAQIEQIESGSFLSTIDVRAPEALPTVPLTETNTDRAARTIQPVQQARFDSSSSRAPEFAFEVQELLVELGQQVQAGQPLATLANHQALYVVGHAFKREAPFLERAAQEGRAIDIEFADDATDQWPELEQRFEIRHLSNAIDTNSRTFDFFIPLRNQSRAYQKAEQTFLVWRFRPGQRVRLHVPVEKLENVLVLPAAAVVRDGPEAYVFMQNGDLFKRLPVHVLHEDRQSIVLANDGSVTPGTYLAQNAAASLNRVLRSQAASGQQAGVHVHPDGTVHAAH
- a CDS encoding dihydrofolate reductase — protein: MIIISAMSEDRVIGSQNGMPWNVPAEYQQYLDFVAGQTVIMGRKTYEIFGKDVAPETSLIVVSRSTELDDIPVAKSFDEAIAMAKALGKEIFIAGGSSIYEQAFDVADQMYLSTIHGEYRGDAYFPAFDTDQWQVVETREQPQFTFRRWKRKAGSR
- a CDS encoding nuclear transport factor 2-like protein; its protein translation is MSDAATPKSELLEMQRTFVQRCAKGEFVEVMEDYYADDAYQIEGDGSRREGKANMIAFEKQFLTQVKQFHGIDLGSIAVASDDGKGNGVTMAEYTIKADMIDGSKFWPEQVQVSTWKNGKIIAVRFYYDPNF